A single genomic interval of Cellvibrio sp. PSBB023 harbors:
- the smpB gene encoding SsrA-binding protein SmpB yields the protein MAKKAQKNQGNTIALNKKAKFDYELHDRFEAGIALTGWEVKSLRAGKGNITDCYVIFKNDEAWLLAAQIQPLQTASTHFVTDPFRTRKLLLNRREINRLQEAVEQKGYTVVPTALYWKDHLIKLEIAIAKGKQQHDKRETEKERDWARDKQRLFQKDLRK from the coding sequence ATGGCCAAAAAAGCACAAAAAAACCAAGGCAATACCATTGCCCTCAATAAAAAAGCCAAGTTCGACTACGAGCTGCACGACCGCTTTGAAGCGGGCATTGCACTGACCGGCTGGGAGGTAAAGAGCCTGCGCGCGGGTAAAGGCAATATCACCGATTGCTATGTGATTTTCAAAAACGACGAAGCCTGGCTGCTAGCGGCGCAAATCCAGCCGCTGCAAACCGCCTCCACCCACTTTGTGACCGACCCCTTCCGCACGCGCAAACTGCTGCTGAACCGCCGCGAGATTAACCGCCTGCAAGAAGCCGTGGAGCAAAAAGGCTACACCGTTGTGCCCACGGCGCTCTACTGGAAAGATCACCTGATCAAACTGGAAATCGCCATCGCCAAAGGTAAACAGCAGCACGACAAACGCGAGACCGAAAAAGAGCGCGACTGGGCGCGGGATAAACAGCGATTGTTCCAGAAAGATCTGCGTAAATAA
- a CDS encoding type II toxin-antitoxin system RatA family toxin, whose amino-acid sequence MAHKVERSALVNYSAQQMFDLINDIEAYPQFMDGCTGARILARGDDWVEARLELSKAGVSQSFVTRNQLQPPLSMTLNLVDGPFKYLRGEWRFSPLGDSACKVSFTLEFELQNRLLGLAVGKLFEAVSNRQVDALCARAKALYQ is encoded by the coding sequence GTGGCACATAAAGTAGAGCGAAGCGCGCTGGTGAATTATTCCGCGCAACAAATGTTTGATTTGATCAACGATATAGAGGCCTATCCGCAGTTTATGGATGGCTGCACTGGCGCCCGGATTCTTGCCCGTGGTGACGACTGGGTGGAGGCGCGTCTGGAGTTGAGCAAGGCCGGTGTCAGCCAGAGTTTTGTCACCCGCAACCAACTGCAACCGCCCCTGTCCATGACTCTGAATCTGGTGGATGGCCCCTTCAAATACCTGCGCGGTGAGTGGCGTTTTAGCCCCCTTGGCGACAGTGCTTGCAAAGTGTCGTTTACCCTGGAGTTTGAATTGCAAAACCGCCTTCTGGGGCTGGCCGTGGGCAAATTATTTGAAGCGGTGAGCAACCGGCAGGTAGATGCCCTGTGCGCTCGCGCCAAAGCCCTTTATCAATAA
- a CDS encoding PAS domain S-box protein yields the protein MPVIRKGWYAWLPWLAAAVLALAFAGFMRADVQLHQQVWQERIALWTQRHNETVMNHSRDMTQQAMLLAQLIARDSDVLALVREAQQHFVAERGRLSAPLTSAARDKLRLKLDDYWLGMRDLGVPRLSIYVAPGAISFLRMHLPERAGDSVGAVRPMIQQTFSSGLPSWGLDIARSGSGPSAVLPIMANADQTGAVVAVLEVGMASLAQGSAISDIHIATFLQKNAVEQLLWDSARQSLHRANPTTVEDWRLESTNDPLLHDWWNRGKIAISRQGQLLYHDQQVYLASWIPIMQVGVPLAESPMAALVWHDISADYSRYHATITRVIAKWSAALAVALLLLAGFIYLQRRYLQQVILEHREQLQAEHNQTEQARQRLALALRSSDSGFWEWDIVNDRARFSPEWRQLCGLGPESPNSLDLDEWMSRVHPADKRASYSDIIRHIKGETPMYENEYRLRIHDGSYKWILTRGKVVEWQANGRAALVLGVYSDITQRKNTELISIRQQAALHSLNEIASLSGVDPDAQLKRALSLGARYLGLSTGVISAIKEDSYRVRVAFCSQSQRDLVPLSNRLMDNYCSLTVAARDVVAEDDIPTSDQRQHPAYRLTQVESYIGAPLWMNGEVCGTLAFSSRKTRHHQYDALDKDFVRLLARWISSVVERWQQDIDKKVIIERFHKLSERLPGFLFQYQMRPDGSSFFPYASAGIKNIYNVEPEDVIESAECVFSVIHPDDVGWIGEAISLSASKLTPFVTTFRVNHPILGMIWAHFESLPEPLPDGGVLWNGYASDVTPLKETELKLKETNALRKAILDAANIAIISADSQGFIKTFNMGAELMLGYRADEIIDRQTPLLFHLESEIADYAQQLARELGYAVTPGFDTFIAKAREGTDDEREWLYVRKDGSRFPVLLTVSALRDSENSITGYMGIARDISEIKRIDQMKTEFISTVSHELRTPLTAISGALGIIANGMAGNLSEQAQRMIQIAYSNSHRLIYLVNDLLDMEKLVAGKMHFEMQPHSLRQLIMQSMEENTAFAEQYDVTYVLADDTDVQVVVDEQRLLQVLANYLSNAAKFSPANEVVSIKVELGFGRVRVSVSDKGPGVSEEFLPRLFQKFSQADSSDSRQKGGTGLGLAICKEIIERMGGSLGVEPSAAQGACFYFELPCEDATQKVPASRIEPVKNKPHLLIVEDDQATAEILSALLPGEHYDIDCAATGQAALELLQLRDYDLMTLDLNLPDMTGIDIVRYVRDTELKQAATGAPLPIIIVSGDLAPAKQALVQSGLLTDVYWQSKPLSYLEFDRLLNRVLAPAVDKTPEDSL from the coding sequence ATGCCCGTGATTCGCAAAGGTTGGTATGCATGGCTGCCCTGGCTTGCCGCCGCGGTATTAGCCTTGGCTTTTGCCGGATTTATGCGTGCCGACGTGCAGCTCCACCAGCAGGTCTGGCAGGAGCGCATCGCCTTGTGGACCCAGCGCCACAACGAAACGGTGATGAATCACAGCCGCGACATGACCCAGCAGGCCATGCTGCTCGCCCAACTGATTGCGCGCGACAGCGATGTATTGGCGCTGGTGCGCGAAGCCCAGCAGCACTTCGTGGCGGAACGCGGGCGATTATCGGCGCCGCTCACCAGTGCTGCGCGCGACAAGCTGCGGTTAAAGTTGGATGACTATTGGCTGGGGATGCGCGATTTGGGCGTGCCCCGGCTCAGCATTTATGTGGCGCCGGGTGCTATCAGCTTTTTGCGTATGCACCTGCCCGAGCGCGCGGGCGATAGCGTTGGCGCCGTGCGCCCCATGATCCAACAAACCTTCAGCTCCGGCCTGCCCTCCTGGGGGCTGGATATTGCCCGCAGTGGCAGTGGCCCCAGTGCAGTACTGCCCATTATGGCCAATGCCGATCAAACCGGCGCGGTGGTAGCCGTACTGGAAGTGGGCATGGCCTCACTGGCACAGGGCTCGGCTATCAGCGACATTCACATCGCCACCTTTTTGCAAAAAAATGCCGTGGAGCAACTGCTCTGGGACAGTGCCCGCCAGAGCCTGCATCGCGCCAACCCCACCACCGTGGAGGATTGGCGCCTGGAAAGCACTAACGACCCACTGCTGCACGACTGGTGGAATCGCGGCAAGATAGCGATCAGCCGCCAGGGGCAGCTGCTATACCACGACCAACAGGTATATCTCGCCTCCTGGATACCTATTATGCAGGTGGGCGTACCGCTTGCCGAATCGCCAATGGCGGCCTTGGTGTGGCATGACATCAGCGCTGACTACAGCCGCTACCATGCAACCATCACCCGCGTGATTGCCAAGTGGAGTGCTGCGCTGGCTGTGGCCCTGTTGCTGTTGGCGGGGTTTATCTACTTGCAGCGCCGCTATTTGCAGCAGGTCATTCTGGAGCACCGCGAGCAGTTACAAGCCGAGCACAACCAGACCGAACAGGCGCGTCAGCGTTTGGCATTGGCGCTGCGCTCCAGCGACTCGGGTTTTTGGGAGTGGGACATAGTCAACGACCGCGCCCGCTTTTCGCCGGAATGGCGCCAGCTCTGTGGCCTGGGGCCTGAATCCCCTAACTCGCTCGACCTGGATGAGTGGATGAGCCGCGTTCACCCTGCTGACAAACGCGCCAGCTACAGCGACATTATTCGCCATATCAAGGGCGAAACGCCCATGTATGAAAACGAGTACCGGCTGCGTATTCACGACGGCAGCTATAAGTGGATTCTCACCCGCGGCAAGGTGGTGGAGTGGCAAGCCAATGGCCGTGCGGCGCTGGTGCTGGGCGTTTATTCCGATATTACCCAGCGCAAAAACACCGAGCTGATCAGTATTCGCCAGCAGGCCGCGCTGCACTCGCTCAATGAAATTGCCTCCCTCTCCGGTGTGGACCCCGATGCCCAGCTCAAACGCGCGCTGTCGCTGGGCGCCCGTTATCTAGGGTTGAGTACCGGAGTGATCAGCGCAATCAAAGAAGACAGCTACAGGGTGCGAGTCGCGTTTTGCTCCCAGAGCCAGCGCGATCTGGTGCCGCTCAGCAATCGGTTGATGGATAACTACTGTAGCCTGACTGTGGCCGCTCGCGATGTGGTTGCCGAGGACGACATTCCCACCAGCGACCAGCGCCAACATCCCGCCTACCGCCTGACGCAAGTGGAGTCCTACATTGGCGCGCCGCTGTGGATGAATGGCGAGGTCTGCGGCACCTTGGCCTTTAGCTCACGCAAAACCCGCCATCACCAATACGATGCCCTCGACAAAGACTTTGTGCGCTTGCTGGCGCGCTGGATCAGTTCGGTGGTGGAGCGTTGGCAGCAGGATATCGACAAAAAAGTCATTATCGAGCGCTTCCACAAGTTAAGTGAGCGTCTGCCCGGCTTCCTGTTCCAGTATCAAATGCGCCCTGATGGCAGCTCTTTTTTCCCCTATGCCAGTGCGGGCATTAAAAACATCTACAACGTGGAACCGGAAGATGTCATTGAATCTGCCGAGTGTGTGTTTTCTGTGATCCATCCGGATGATGTGGGCTGGATCGGCGAGGCAATCTCTTTATCTGCCAGCAAGCTCACACCATTTGTGACCACCTTCCGGGTGAATCACCCAATACTCGGGATGATCTGGGCGCATTTTGAGTCACTGCCTGAGCCCCTGCCTGATGGCGGCGTGTTGTGGAATGGTTATGCCTCCGATGTCACCCCGCTCAAAGAGACCGAACTGAAGTTAAAAGAGACCAATGCACTGCGCAAAGCGATTCTGGATGCCGCCAATATCGCCATCATCTCTGCGGATAGCCAAGGCTTTATCAAGACTTTCAACATGGGCGCAGAGCTGATGCTGGGTTATCGCGCCGACGAGATAATCGATCGCCAAACCCCTCTCTTGTTTCACCTAGAGTCGGAAATCGCCGACTATGCCCAGCAGTTGGCCCGGGAGTTGGGCTATGCGGTAACACCCGGTTTCGACACCTTTATCGCCAAGGCACGGGAAGGCACAGACGATGAACGCGAGTGGCTTTATGTCCGCAAGGACGGCAGTCGCTTCCCGGTACTGCTCACCGTATCGGCGCTGCGCGACAGTGAAAACAGCATTACCGGCTACATGGGAATCGCGCGGGATATCAGTGAGATCAAACGTATCGACCAGATGAAAACCGAGTTTATCTCCACTGTGAGCCATGAATTGCGTACGCCGCTGACCGCTATCAGCGGGGCGCTGGGCATTATCGCCAACGGCATGGCGGGCAATTTGTCCGAGCAGGCCCAGCGCATGATCCAGATTGCCTATAGCAATTCCCATCGCCTGATTTACCTGGTGAATGACCTGCTGGATATGGAAAAACTGGTTGCCGGCAAAATGCACTTTGAAATGCAACCCCATAGCCTGCGCCAGTTGATTATGCAGAGCATGGAGGAGAACACCGCCTTCGCCGAGCAGTACGATGTGACTTATGTACTGGCCGATGACACTGACGTGCAAGTGGTGGTGGATGAGCAGCGGCTGCTGCAAGTGCTGGCCAACTACCTGTCCAACGCGGCCAAGTTCTCGCCGGCCAACGAAGTGGTGAGCATCAAGGTGGAGCTGGGGTTCGGGCGAGTCAGGGTTAGCGTCAGCGACAAGGGGCCGGGCGTCAGTGAAGAATTCCTGCCGCGCCTGTTCCAAAAGTTTTCCCAGGCCGACTCTTCCGACTCGCGCCAAAAAGGCGGCACAGGCCTGGGCTTGGCCATTTGCAAAGAGATTATCGAGCGCATGGGCGGCAGCCTGGGTGTGGAGCCCTCGGCCGCGCAGGGCGCCTGCTTTTACTTTGAGCTGCCCTGCGAGGATGCCACCCAAAAAGTACCCGCCAGTCGGATCGAGCCTGTCAAAAACAAACCGCATTTGCTCATTGTGGAAGACGACCAAGCCACTGCGGAAATTTTGAGTGCACTTTTGCCCGGCGAACATTACGACATAGATTGTGCCGCCACCGGTCAGGCGGCGCTGGAGCTATTGCAACTGCGCGATTACGATCTCATGACACTGGATCTCAACCTGCCTGATATGACCGGTATCGATATTGTGCGCTATGTGCGCGATACCGAATTAAAGCAGGCTGCTACCGGTGCGCCCCTGCCTATTATCATCGTCAGCGGCGATCTGGCCCCGGCCAAGCAAGCACTGGTGCAATCCGGCTTGCTGACCGATGTCTATTGGCAGAGCAAACCGCTCTCTTACCTCGAATTCGACCGGCTATTGAACCGCGTACTGGCGCCGGCTGTCGATAAAACACCAGAGGACTCCTTATGA
- a CDS encoding sodium-dependent transporter produces MKRLKQHVIWGQRGSFILAATGSAVGLGNIWKFPYITGENGGGAFVLMYLCCILLIGMPIMMAEILMGRRARANPILATAELCEAAKVSKGWTVIGWMGALAGLVILSFYTVIAGWTLEYLSGALQGRFDGLTGESSQALFDGLLANTDQMLQWHTLFTAMTVVILALGVSRGLESSVRFMMPMLFVLLLVLLGYAMMEGEFVTSLRFMFSFNPQDLSWEAALTAMGHSFFTLSLGMGAIMAYGAYMPSNQSVGQTVLLVALLDTLVALVAGVAIFAFVFATPGISAGSGPGLMFVTLPVAFGNMSAGLVIGSVFFVMVMLAAWTSTISLLEPGVAYLNERFGLHRVLASLLLGMIAWTMGLGSIWSFNDWAEKPFLWGKTWFDSMNFIATNIMLPLGGVLIALFVGWKLRDEHLLHELKYESSWLLRWWRPVLRYISPVAVLIVLINGIFPVLRGVFVE; encoded by the coding sequence GTGAAACGACTCAAGCAGCATGTGATTTGGGGGCAGCGTGGCAGCTTTATCCTGGCGGCTACGGGTTCGGCCGTGGGCTTGGGCAATATCTGGAAGTTTCCCTACATCACCGGTGAAAACGGTGGCGGGGCATTTGTGTTGATGTACCTCTGCTGCATTTTGCTGATTGGCATGCCGATCATGATGGCGGAAATCCTGATGGGCCGCCGCGCCCGCGCCAATCCCATACTCGCCACCGCCGAATTGTGCGAGGCCGCCAAGGTGAGCAAAGGCTGGACGGTCATTGGCTGGATGGGCGCCCTGGCAGGGTTGGTGATTTTGTCCTTCTACACTGTGATTGCCGGTTGGACGCTGGAATACCTGAGCGGCGCCCTGCAAGGCCGGTTTGACGGCCTGACCGGGGAGAGCTCCCAAGCGCTGTTTGATGGCCTGCTCGCCAATACCGACCAGATGTTGCAGTGGCATACCCTATTTACTGCCATGACCGTGGTGATTTTGGCGCTAGGTGTGTCGCGCGGGCTGGAGTCATCGGTGCGGTTTATGATGCCGATGTTGTTTGTGTTGTTACTGGTATTGCTGGGCTACGCCATGATGGAGGGCGAGTTTGTCACCTCCCTGCGGTTTATGTTCAGTTTTAATCCGCAGGATCTCTCCTGGGAGGCGGCGCTGACTGCCATGGGTCACTCCTTTTTTACCCTGAGTTTGGGCATGGGTGCGATTATGGCTTACGGTGCCTACATGCCCAGCAATCAGTCCGTGGGGCAAACGGTGCTGTTGGTTGCCCTGTTGGATACGCTGGTCGCACTGGTGGCAGGCGTGGCTATTTTTGCCTTTGTATTTGCCACACCCGGCATTTCTGCCGGTAGCGGTCCGGGGCTGATGTTTGTGACCTTGCCCGTCGCCTTTGGCAATATGAGCGCCGGTTTGGTGATTGGCTCGGTCTTTTTTGTGATGGTAATGCTCGCCGCCTGGACCTCCACTATCTCGCTGTTGGAGCCGGGCGTGGCCTACCTCAATGAACGCTTTGGTCTGCACCGTGTGCTGGCCAGCCTGTTGTTGGGCATGATCGCCTGGACCATGGGTCTGGGTTCCATCTGGTCATTTAACGACTGGGCGGAGAAGCCTTTCCTGTGGGGCAAAACCTGGTTCGACAGCATGAACTTTATCGCCACCAATATCATGCTGCCGTTGGGCGGGGTATTGATCGCCCTGTTTGTGGGCTGGAAGCTGCGTGATGAACACCTGCTGCACGAGCTGAAATACGAATCCAGCTGGCTGTTGCGCTGGTGGCGGCCGGTATTGCGTTACATCTCACCGGTGGCGGTGTTGATTGTATTGATTAACGGTATTTTCCCGGTACTGCGCGGCGTGTTTGTCGAGTAA
- a CDS encoding RnfH family protein, with product MADFDLIPVEVAYALPHKQKIIALLVEPGTTALEAVKRSRMGDHFPDLDLSSAKLGIFGQSLGTKGLDTADKHILHAGDRVEIYRPLASDPKEARRKRAEKTEAASDEKAAPAAE from the coding sequence ATGGCCGATTTTGACCTTATCCCCGTGGAAGTAGCCTACGCGCTGCCCCATAAACAAAAAATTATCGCCCTGTTAGTGGAGCCGGGCACCACGGCGTTGGAGGCGGTAAAACGCTCCAGGATGGGCGATCACTTCCCCGACCTGGATCTCTCCAGCGCCAAGCTGGGAATCTTTGGCCAATCTCTGGGCACCAAGGGGCTGGACACGGCAGACAAGCACATACTGCATGCTGGCGACCGTGTAGAAATCTATCGCCCACTGGCCTCTGACCCGAAAGAAGCACGGCGCAAACGGGCGGAAAAAACCGAGGCCGCCAGCGACGAAAAAGCCGCTCCGGCAGCGGAGTAA
- a CDS encoding helix-turn-helix transcriptional regulator: protein MQYSLASRSTDLLDSLYSETGRGIDWQDVLGRLVAFTDSRSARMLLTNLSADQVLSSVKVNIDDSEHRRYVDYYVNTCPWRLELAQKPKGQLYSTYLDFSCHQPAFYRTEFFNDWAGPQDIHHGICGTVFTMGAHKVQLLVQRTQGQGYYTREQLDEVNQFLPHLRQALRFEQITAELSGRTCASVMASEVRPLPFVLLDQQSKLVYVSPRGERLLRQSDMQCSNGQLMFREAAVEQRFRQAFERVLCSASALAAQEQVVQVRREQRAGFSCFLAPVYPAVNELSLWGRDAYVAVYIYDPEQVMAIDHGQLMRLFALTDSEARVAADIALGLDPQVIARRDGRSAHTVRAQLKAVFTKMRCNRQNQLAAMVLQSPAVKWLDS from the coding sequence ATGCAATATTCTCTGGCTTCCCGCTCTACTGACCTACTCGACAGTCTCTACAGCGAGACAGGGCGGGGTATTGATTGGCAGGATGTTCTCGGGCGGCTGGTGGCCTTCACTGACTCCCGCTCGGCGCGCATGTTGCTGACTAATCTATCGGCGGATCAGGTACTGTCCAGCGTCAAGGTTAATATTGACGATAGTGAGCATCGCCGCTATGTCGATTATTACGTGAATACCTGCCCTTGGCGGCTGGAGCTGGCGCAAAAGCCGAAGGGGCAACTTTACTCCACCTATCTGGATTTTTCCTGCCACCAACCAGCGTTTTACCGCACCGAGTTTTTCAATGATTGGGCTGGTCCGCAGGATATTCACCACGGCATTTGTGGCACGGTATTTACCATGGGTGCACACAAGGTACAGTTGCTGGTACAGCGCACCCAGGGGCAGGGGTATTACACCCGTGAGCAACTGGACGAGGTCAACCAATTCCTGCCACACCTGCGGCAAGCGCTGCGTTTTGAACAGATTACCGCCGAACTGAGTGGCCGTACCTGCGCCAGTGTAATGGCCAGCGAAGTGCGCCCTTTGCCGTTTGTGTTATTGGATCAGCAGAGTAAGTTGGTTTATGTCTCACCGCGCGGGGAGCGGCTGCTGCGCCAGAGCGACATGCAGTGCAGTAACGGGCAACTGATGTTTCGCGAAGCCGCCGTTGAGCAGCGCTTCCGTCAGGCGTTTGAACGGGTTCTATGCAGTGCTAGCGCGCTGGCAGCGCAGGAACAGGTGGTGCAGGTCCGCCGCGAACAGCGCGCCGGTTTTAGCTGCTTTCTGGCGCCGGTGTACCCGGCAGTGAATGAGTTGTCGCTTTGGGGGCGGGACGCCTACGTGGCGGTCTATATCTATGACCCGGAACAGGTAATGGCAATCGACCATGGGCAGTTAATGCGCTTATTTGCGCTCACCGACAGCGAAGCGCGGGTGGCAGCGGATATTGCCCTCGGATTGGATCCACAAGTCATTGCCCGGCGCGACGGCCGCTCTGCGCACACAGTGCGCGCCCAGTTGAAAGCGGTATTTACCAAGATGCGCTGCAATCGCCAAAACCAGTTGGCGGCCATGGTATTGCAGTCGCCTGCGGTCAAGTGGTTGGATAGCTGA
- a CDS encoding alpha/beta fold hydrolase, whose product MSPTHVHTEKPLIVFIHGWSCRGSDWDATLAALHPILGATHTLLAPDLPGHGSNTHQLWHDWTIAGLAQALLKQLPAKQPVTLVGHSMGGCVALEAATQLESRAQQVILVDTFGLPYGDMDVATINSIEAPFREDFAAAMHYLVDNTTPVTLDSPTRDWIKTRMASASPEKMLPIWHNLLRWSPDNAFPRIHCPIHAINGEHIPPIAQARCAPVVTARVLAGSHHFPQFEQPASFHAALLELLRQPQ is encoded by the coding sequence ATGTCACCAACCCACGTCCACACGGAGAAGCCCTTGATTGTGTTTATCCACGGCTGGAGCTGCCGTGGCAGCGACTGGGATGCCACCCTCGCCGCACTGCATCCCATACTGGGTGCCACCCACACACTCCTCGCCCCCGACCTGCCCGGCCATGGCAGCAATACCCATCAACTCTGGCATGACTGGACGATTGCGGGGCTGGCCCAAGCGCTGCTCAAACAACTGCCCGCCAAGCAGCCAGTAACCTTGGTCGGCCATTCCATGGGCGGCTGTGTGGCACTGGAAGCTGCCACGCAGTTGGAAAGCCGCGCACAGCAGGTGATTCTGGTTGATACCTTTGGTCTGCCCTACGGCGATATGGATGTGGCAACCATCAACAGTATTGAAGCCCCGTTCCGCGAGGATTTTGCGGCCGCCATGCATTACCTGGTCGACAACACCACCCCCGTAACCCTGGATAGCCCTACCCGCGACTGGATCAAAACCCGCATGGCCAGCGCCTCACCCGAAAAGATGCTACCCATCTGGCACAACCTGCTGCGCTGGTCACCCGATAATGCCTTCCCGCGGATCCACTGCCCCATCCATGCCATTAATGGCGAACATATACCGCCGATAGCCCAAGCACGCTGCGCCCCGGTGGTCACCGCCCGGGTACTGGCCGGTAGCCACCACTTTCCGCAATTTGAGCAGCCTGCCAGTTTCCACGCCGCACTGCTTGAGCTACTTCGCCAGCCGCAATAA
- a CDS encoding response regulator, translated as MTQELTRILYVEDDPDIQAIAMMVLETIHGFVLEACSSGSEALEKAVPFQPDLILLDVMMPGMDGPETLKQLRTFPALADTPVVFMTAKVQPQEVQGYLNLGALGVIAKPFDPMTLAEQLRAIWRMRFN; from the coding sequence ATGACCCAGGAACTCACCCGCATTTTGTACGTTGAAGATGACCCGGATATTCAGGCGATTGCCATGATGGTGCTGGAAACCATCCACGGGTTTGTGTTGGAGGCCTGTTCGTCGGGCAGCGAAGCGCTGGAAAAAGCCGTGCCCTTTCAGCCGGACTTGATCCTGCTGGATGTGATGATGCCGGGCATGGATGGCCCAGAAACCCTGAAACAACTGCGCACCTTCCCCGCCCTGGCCGACACTCCCGTGGTATTTATGACCGCCAAGGTGCAACCGCAGGAAGTGCAGGGCTACTTGAATTTGGGCGCGCTGGGGGTGATCGCCAAACCCTTTGACCCCATGACCCTGGCAGAACAGTTGCGCGCTATTTGGCGAATGCGGTTTAACTAA
- a CDS encoding ATP-binding protein, producing MNAALPYNELQRLAHLHALNILDSGREQSFDDIACLAMSLCRTPIAVVSLIDSDRQWFKSCVGLHATETSRDVSFCAHAILRPDDLLVVEDATQDPRFRDNPLVLGDEHIRFYAGAPLVSAEGHAFGTLCVIDRVPRRLDQLQLNSLQLLARQVMQLLQLREANQALQLSQQKLLTLYNQAPVAIILNHLDDGRFIEFNPEFVRLIGYSAEEILRLTTADITPSEYAEEDQHKLQRVAATGRYGPYEKHYIHKDGSLIPVLLNGVLIEAPDGEQQVWTFIQDISERKRAEQIKNDFVSAVSHELRTPLTSISGALGLLVSGKLGSLPEKMDSMLTIAHKNALRLSQLINDLLDMEKLIAGKMGFDLKRQPLVPIIEQSLESNKAYADSFDVSLSLHICADEQDIPLMVAIDAHRLQQVLANFISNAVKFSPPHGQVEVHLIQQLREIKIAVIDQGPGISDEFREHLFQKFTQADSSASRQRGGTGLGLAISKTFVERMNGRIGFDSVPGQGATFFAIFPLANRASDLSVTPNH from the coding sequence ATGAACGCGGCACTCCCATACAACGAGCTACAGCGCCTGGCCCATCTGCACGCCCTGAATATTCTCGACTCCGGGCGCGAGCAAAGTTTTGATGACATAGCTTGCCTCGCCATGTCGCTGTGTCGCACCCCGATTGCCGTGGTCAGCCTGATCGACAGCGACCGACAGTGGTTTAAAAGCTGCGTTGGCCTGCATGCCACCGAGACGTCGCGCGATGTTTCATTTTGTGCCCACGCCATTTTGCGGCCCGATGATTTGCTCGTGGTGGAAGACGCCACTCAAGATCCGCGCTTTCGCGATAATCCGCTGGTGTTGGGCGATGAACATATTCGCTTCTACGCCGGTGCACCGCTGGTATCAGCCGAAGGTCACGCCTTTGGCACCCTGTGCGTGATCGATCGTGTCCCGCGTCGGCTGGATCAACTGCAACTCAATAGCTTGCAGCTACTGGCTCGCCAGGTGATGCAATTACTGCAACTGCGCGAGGCCAATCAGGCGCTGCAACTGTCGCAGCAAAAATTACTCACCCTCTACAATCAGGCTCCTGTCGCCATCATCCTGAACCATCTGGACGATGGCCGGTTTATTGAATTCAACCCGGAATTTGTGCGCTTGATTGGCTATAGCGCTGAGGAGATCCTGCGCCTGACCACGGCGGATATCACACCGTCAGAATACGCCGAAGAAGACCAGCACAAATTGCAGCGGGTAGCCGCCACCGGGCGCTATGGCCCCTATGAGAAACACTATATCCATAAGGATGGCAGCCTGATTCCGGTGCTGCTCAACGGCGTTCTCATCGAGGCTCCCGATGGCGAGCAACAGGTGTGGACGTTTATTCAGGACATCAGCGAGCGCAAACGTGCCGAGCAAATCAAGAATGATTTTGTGTCCGCCGTCAGCCACGAACTGCGCACACCGCTCACATCCATCTCTGGCGCCTTGGGGCTGTTGGTGAGCGGCAAGCTTGGAAGCCTGCCGGAAAAAATGGACAGCATGCTCACCATCGCCCACAAAAATGCGCTGCGCCTGAGCCAGTTGATTAATGACCTGCTGGATATGGAAAAGCTCATCGCGGGCAAAATGGGCTTTGATTTAAAACGCCAGCCGCTGGTGCCCATCATCGAGCAATCGCTGGAATCCAACAAAGCCTATGCCGATAGCTTTGATGTCAGCCTGAGCCTGCATATCTGTGCCGACGAGCAGGATATACCGCTGATGGTGGCGATTGATGCCCATCGCCTGCAGCAAGTGCTGGCCAACTTTATTTCCAATGCGGTGAAATTTTCGCCCCCCCACGGGCAGGTGGAAGTGCACCTGATCCAGCAATTGCGCGAGATAAAAATCGCCGTGATCGATCAGGGCCCGGGCATCAGCGACGAATTCCGCGAACACCTGTTCCAAAAATTCACCCAGGCCGATTCCTCGGCATCGCGCCAGCGCGGCGGCACCGGATTGGGGCTGGCCATTAGCAAAACCTTTGTGGAGCGCATGAACGGGCGTATCGGCTTTGACTCAGTACCGGGGCAGGGCGCCACCTTTTTTGCCATATTCCCGCTCGCCAACCGCGCCAGCGATCTTTCAGTCACGCCTAACCACTAA